The following proteins are co-located in the Xiphophorus hellerii strain 12219 chromosome 2, Xiphophorus_hellerii-4.1, whole genome shotgun sequence genome:
- the prickle1a gene encoding prickle-like protein 1a — MSLASAAGPAVHLQRGKQQRDFMMDQKVSKLTSGFQRSSTSDDDSGCALEEYAWVPPGLRPEQVQLYFSCLPEDKVPYVNSPGEKFRIKQLLYQLPPHDNEVHYCQSLSEEEKKELQMFSLQRKKEALGRGAVKLMPRNVQNAICEHCGEDMNGGEMGVFASRASSGLCWHPACFACSTCNELLVDLIYFYHDGKIHCGRHHAELLKPRCSACDEIIFADECTEAEGRHWHMKHFSCFECEIILGGQRYIMKDGRPYCCGCFESLYAEYCEACGEHIGVDHAQMTYDGLHWHATENCFSCGQCKSSLIGCPFLPHQGRIYCSKACALGEDVHASDSSDSAFQSARSRESRCSVRLGKSSRSADQCRQSLLFSPSVNYKFPGISENAEDTLTKMTHLNLSDEHLWRERGEETEVPEDQEEEWAEHEDYMTQLLLKFGDHGIFQQTSDSRPTDFWIAEMDVKSKQESSKNKGLVSKKYQADMYWTQSQDGLGDSAYGSHPGPASSRKIQELELDQSAGGGLPGEEPQWYGNSLECITTEFKKTDQSARDSVESLALSNITGASVCGDYKARPQVYSLQTLHDYEAEDCDKTSNMGTLNSSMLHRSANSLKSLEEEEDVTEVAEVPLQERPKPHVPALRRARSQSRPQQVKFSDDVVDNGHYGDLPLRQPPMSERTRRRVYHFDDQGHSLQSGRHSHHHRRRRSRKSRSDNALNLLPKERAPVCYKMDHRGRSLGPKGHQVFHGHLNPAAMSDYRLQGPDRGRFLGLYGDDDDWCSTCSSSSSDSEEEGFFLGQPIPQARPHRHYYTDDLASPIAGKTAPPYDQWTKSKKKKGRKGKNCIIS; from the exons ATGAGCCTGGCAAGTGCAGCTGGACCAGCTGTCCACCTCCAACGTGGAAAACAGCAGAGGGACTTTATGATGGACCAGAAAGTCAGTAAGCTAACTTCTGGCTTTCAGCGCAGCTCTACGTCTGACGATGACTCGGGCTGTGCATTGGAGGAGTATGCCTGGGTGCCACCTGGCCTTCGACCGGAACAG GTGCAGTTGTATTTCTCCTGTTTACCCGAGGACAAGGTTCCCTACGTGAACAGTCCGGGAGAGAAGTTCAGAATCAAGCAGCTCCTCTACCAACTGCCACCACATGATAATGAG GTTCATTACTGCCAGTCACTCAGCgaggaagagaagaaggagCTGCAGATGTTCAGTCTCCAGAGGAAAAAGGAAGCACTGGGAAGGGGAGCTGTGAAACTGATGCCTCGCAATGTTCAAAATGCCATTTGTGAGCAT TGTGGTGAGGATATGAACGGCGGGGAAATGGGAGTGTTTGCCTCAAGAGCGAGTTCTGGGCTGTGCTGGCACCCAGCATGCTTTGCCTGCTCAACATGCAATGAACTGCTGGTGGATTTGATCTACTTTTACCATGACGGAAAGATCCACTGTGGAAGGCACCATGCTGAGTTGCTCAAGCCACGCTGCTCGGCTTGTGACGAG ATCATCTTTGCTGATGAATGCACAGAGGCAGAGGGCCGTCACTGGCATATGAAGCACTTCTCCTGTTTTGAATGCGAGATCATTCTTGGAGGGCAGCGTTACATCATGAAGGACGGTAGACCCTACTGTTGTGGCTGCTTTGAATCGCTGTATGCAGAATATTGTGAGGCCTGTGGAGAACACATTG GAGTTGACCATGCTCAGATGACCTACGATGGGCTCCACTGGCACGCCACTGAGAACTGTTTCAGCTGTGGCCAATGCAAGAGTTCTCTCATCGGTTGTCCTTTCCTGCCACACCAGGGTCGCATTTACTGCTCCAAGGCCTGCGCTCTTGGGGAAGACGTCCACGCCTCCGATTCTTCCGACTCCGCCTTCCAATCAGCGCGTTCACGTGAATCCCGCTGTAGCGTTCGGTTGGGCAAGAGCAGTCGCTCAGCTGACCAATGCAGACAGTCACTCCTCTTCTCTCCCTCTGTCAACTATAAGTTCCCAGGAATTAGTGAAAATGCTGAGGACACCTTGACGAAAATGACTCACTTGAACTTGTCAGATGAGCATTTGTGGAGGGAGCGTGGAGAGGAGACTGAGGTAccggaggaccaggaggaggagTGGGCTGAACATGAAGACTACATGACCCAGTTATTATTAAAGTTTGGCGATCATGGAATTTTTCAGCAAACTAGTGACTCTAGACCCACAGATTTCTGGATAGCTGAAATGGACGTTAAATCCAAGCAGGAGTCatcaaaaaataaaggtttggTGAGTAAGAAGTACCAGGCCGACATGTACTGGACACAATCACAGGATGGCTTGGGGGACTCTGCATACGGTAGCCATCCAGGACCAGCAAGCAGCAGAAAAATCCAAGAGCTAGAGCTGGATCAGAGTGCTGGAGGAGGTCTACCTGGAGAGGAGCCACAGTGGTACGGCAACTCTTTGGAGTGCATCACAACAGAGTTCAAGAAAACTGATCAGAGCGCTCGGGACTCCGTGGAGTCTCTTGCTCTCTCTAATATTACTG GGGCTTCAGTATGTGGTGATTATAAAGCAAGGCCTCAAGTGTATTCTCTCCAGACACTTCATGACTATGAAGCAGAGGACTGTGATAAAACCAGCAACATGGGTACCCTCAACTCATCCATGCTACATAGAAGTGCAAATTCCCTAAAaagtctggaggaagaggaagatgttACAGAAGTGGCAGAAGTCCCATTGCAGGAAAGGCCCAAACCTCATGTGCCTGCCCTGAGAAGGGCACGCTCACAGTCTAGGCCCCAGCAAGTCAAGTTCTCAGACGACGTGGTGGACAATGGCCATTATGGTGACCTTCCGTTACGTCAGCCCCCTATGAGTGAACGAACTCGCAGGAGAGTGTACCACTTTGATGACCAAGGGCACAGCCTTCAATCTGGTCGCCATAGTCACCACCACAGGAGGCGTCGCAGTCGTAAGTCTCGATCTGACAATGCTCTTAATCTGCTACCCAAGGAAAGAGCACCAGTGTGCTACAAGATGGACCATAGAGGCAGGTCGCTTGGACCAAAGGGACACCAAGTCTTCCACGGTCACCTCAATCCAGCAGCCATGTCGGACTACAGACTACAGGGCCCGGATAGGGGAAGGTTCTTAGGATTGTACGGCGATGATGATGACTGGTGTTCTACatgttcttcttcatcttctgaTTCAGAGGAAGAAGGCTTTTTTCTGGGACAGCCTATACCTCAGGCAAGACCACACAGACATTATTACACTGACGACTTAGCCAGCCCCATTGCAGGCAAGACTGCTCCTCCTTACGACCAGTGGACCaagtccaaaaagaaaaaaggacgAAAAGGGAAAAATTGTATAATTTCATAG